TGGTGCTAACTATCAAGTACCTATCGAAGTTAAGCCGGAGAGACGTACTTCTTTGGGTCTGCGTTGGCTCGTAAACTACTCCCGCAACCGCGGCGAGAAAACAATGGAAGAGCGTCTGGCTGCTGAAATCATCGACGCATCCAACAACACTGGCGCATCCGTTAAAAAACGCGAAGACACACACAAAATGGCTGAAGCGAACAAAGCGTTTGCTCACTACCGCTGGTAGGATTCAAGCCTATTTTCAAAAATTCATATTTTTGAAGGGAGTACCTATTCATGGCAAGAGAGTTCTCCTTGAAAAATACACGTAACATTGGTATCATGGCACACATTGATGCCGGTAAAACAACCACTACAGAACGTATCCTGTTCTACACAGGCCGTACGCACAAAATCGGTGAAGTTCACGAAGGTGCTGCGACTATGGACTGGATGGAGCAGGAGCAAGAGCGTGGTATCACTATCACGTCTGCTGCGACAACTGCACAGTGGAAGGGCCACCGCGTTAATATCATTGATACTCCAGGTCACGTTGACTTCACAGTTGAAGTTGAACGTTCCCTGCGTGTATTGGACGGGGCCGTAGGCGTATTTAGTGCGAAAGAGGGCGTAGAGCCACAATCCGAGACTGTTTGGAGACAAGCAGACCGTTATGGCGTACCTCGTATCGCTTATGTCAATAAAATGGATATCATTGGTGCAGACTACCTGAATGTTGTTAAAGACATGCGCGATCGTCTGCAAGCAAACGCTGTTGCCATTCAACTGCCTATCGGCGCTGAAAACGACTTCGTTGGTATCATTGATATCGTTGAAATGAAAGCTATCCAGTACAAAGATGATCTGGGTAAAGATCCGGTAGATATCGAGATCCCAGCCGATCTGAAAGATACTGTTGAAGAGCTTCGCATGGAACTGGTAGAGAAAGTTGCAGAACTGGACGAAGACCTGATGATGAAATACCTGGAAGGCGAAGAACTGACGATCGATGAGATCAAAGGCGCTTTGCGTAAAGGTGTTTGTGATGTTAAGATCTTCCCAGTAATCTGTGGTTCCTCTTACCGTAACAAAGGTGTTCAGCCTATGCTGGATGCTGTCATCGACTACCTGCCGTCTCCACTGGATGTACCGGCGATCAAAGGTGAACTCGAAGACGGTACAGAAGAAGTTCGTCATTCTTCGGATGAAGATCCTTTCTCTGCACTGGCGTTCAAAATCATGACCGACCCTTATGTTGGTAAACTGACATTCTTCCGTGTATACTCTGGTGTACTGCAATCCGGTTCTTACGTAGTGAATGCCACTAAAGGCAAACGCGAACGTATCGGTCGTATTCTGCAAATGCACGCCAACAGCCGTGAAGAAATCAGCGTAGTTTACGCTGGTGACATTGCTGCAGCTGTAGGTTTGAAAGATACAGGAACAGGTGATACACTGTGTGATGAGAAAAACCCGATCATTCTGGAGTCTATGAACTTCCCTGATCCGGTTATCGAAATCGCTGTAGAACCTAAAACCAAAGCAGACCAAGATAAAATGGCAACTGCTCTGGGTAAACTGACAGAAGAAGATCCTACTCTGCGCGCTTCGACTAACGAAGAAACAGGACAAACCATCCTAGCAGGTATGGGTGAGCTTCACCTTGATATCATCATCGACCGTATGCGTCGTGAGTTCAAGGTTGAAACGAACGTAGGTCAACCTCAGGTTGCTTATCGTGAAACTTTCCGTCAGCCAGCTCGCGTCGAAGGTAAATTCGTACGTCAATCCGGTGGTCGTGGTCAATACGGTCACGTATGGGTTGAATTCGAACCTCTCGAAGCAGGTACTGGTAACCAATTCGAAAGCAAAATCGTCGGTGGTTCCGTACCAAGAGAATATGTTGGTCCTGCACTCGCAGGTATCGAGGAGCAAATGAAGAACGGTGTTCTTGCAGGCTTCCCGGTTGTAGACGTAAAAGCTACAGTTGTAGACGGATCTTATCATGATGTCGATTCCAACGAGATGGCATTTAAAATTGCCGGTTCGATGGCATTGAAATCCGCAAAAGACAAGTGTAAACCTGTCCTGCTGGAGCCAATCATGAAAGTTGAAGTTACAGTACCAGAAGAGTACATGGGTGACGTAATGGGTATGCTGAACTCCCGTCGCGGCCGTATCGAAGGTATGGATTCCCGCAGCGGTACTCAAATTATCCGTGCTAAAGTACCTCTGTCCGAAATGTTTGGTTATTCCACAACACTTCGTTCCGGTACACAAGGACGCGGCGTGTTCTCCATGGAACTTTCTCACTACGAAGAAGTGCCTAAGAGCATTGCTGAAGCAGTTAGTGCAAAAGCTAACGGCTAATACGCCCAACTTTGTTTTTACCTATGGGATGTAGAGAGAGCGGCTTGACCGCTTTCTTCCATACATTCCGTACTTAATATCAATACACAACACTACCTTTAAGGAGGAAATGTTTAAAATGGCTAAAGCTAAATTTGAACGTAATAAACCGCACGTTAACATCGGTACTATCGGTCACGTCGATCATGGTAAAACAACTCTGACAGCTGCAATCACTACTGTACTGTCCAAAACTTATGGCGGTGCTGCTGTAGCATTCGACCAAATCGATAAAGCACCAGAAGAGCGCGAGCGCGGTATCACAATCTCTACTGCACACGTAGAGTACGAAACTCCTAACCGTCACTACGCACACGTAGACTGCCCAGGTCACGCCGACTATGTTAAAAACATGATCACTGGCGCGGCTCAAATGGACGGAGCAATCCTGGTTGTATCCGCAGCTGACGGCCCAATGCCACAAACTCGTGAGCACATCCTGCTGTCCCGTCAAGTAGGTGTTCCTTACATCGTCGTATTCCTGAACAAATGTGATATGGTTGAAGACGAAGAGCTGCTGGAACTGGTTGAAATGGAAGTTCGCGATCTGCTGAGCGAATATGAATTCCCAGGCGACGACACTCCAATCACTCGTGGTTCTGCTCGTGAAGCACTGCAAAACCCTGATGGTGAGTGGGCTCAAAAAATCGTTCAAATGTTCGAAGAAATCGACACTTACATCCCAACTCCAGAACGCGAAACTGACAAGCCTTTCCTGATGCCTGTCGAGGACGTATTCTCCATCACTGGTCGTGGTACAGTTGCTACAGGCCGTGTAGAGCGTGGTGTGGTTAAAGTCGGCGATGAAATCGAAATCGTTGGTATCCACGAAGAAACTAAAAAATCCGTTGTTACGGGCGTAGAAATGTTCCGTAAATTGCTGGATTCCGCTCAAGCGGGTGACAACATCGGCGCACTGCTGCGTGGTGTTGATCGTACTCAAATCGAGCGTGGACAAGTACTGTCCAAACCGGGTTCCGTTAACCCACATACTGAGTTCTCCGCTCAAGTATACGTTCTGACAAAAGAAGAAGGTGGCCGTCACAAGCCTTTCTTCACTGGTTACCGTCCACA
This is a stretch of genomic DNA from Paenibacillus sp. JQZ6Y-1. It encodes these proteins:
- the fusA gene encoding elongation factor G, with product MAREFSLKNTRNIGIMAHIDAGKTTTTERILFYTGRTHKIGEVHEGAATMDWMEQEQERGITITSAATTAQWKGHRVNIIDTPGHVDFTVEVERSLRVLDGAVGVFSAKEGVEPQSETVWRQADRYGVPRIAYVNKMDIIGADYLNVVKDMRDRLQANAVAIQLPIGAENDFVGIIDIVEMKAIQYKDDLGKDPVDIEIPADLKDTVEELRMELVEKVAELDEDLMMKYLEGEELTIDEIKGALRKGVCDVKIFPVICGSSYRNKGVQPMLDAVIDYLPSPLDVPAIKGELEDGTEEVRHSSDEDPFSALAFKIMTDPYVGKLTFFRVYSGVLQSGSYVVNATKGKRERIGRILQMHANSREEISVVYAGDIAAAVGLKDTGTGDTLCDEKNPIILESMNFPDPVIEIAVEPKTKADQDKMATALGKLTEEDPTLRASTNEETGQTILAGMGELHLDIIIDRMRREFKVETNVGQPQVAYRETFRQPARVEGKFVRQSGGRGQYGHVWVEFEPLEAGTGNQFESKIVGGSVPREYVGPALAGIEEQMKNGVLAGFPVVDVKATVVDGSYHDVDSNEMAFKIAGSMALKSAKDKCKPVLLEPIMKVEVTVPEEYMGDVMGMLNSRRGRIEGMDSRSGTQIIRAKVPLSEMFGYSTTLRSGTQGRGVFSMELSHYEEVPKSIAEAVSAKANG
- the tuf gene encoding elongation factor Tu, coding for MAKAKFERNKPHVNIGTIGHVDHGKTTLTAAITTVLSKTYGGAAVAFDQIDKAPEERERGITISTAHVEYETPNRHYAHVDCPGHADYVKNMITGAAQMDGAILVVSAADGPMPQTREHILLSRQVGVPYIVVFLNKCDMVEDEELLELVEMEVRDLLSEYEFPGDDTPITRGSAREALQNPDGEWAQKIVQMFEEIDTYIPTPERETDKPFLMPVEDVFSITGRGTVATGRVERGVVKVGDEIEIVGIHEETKKSVVTGVEMFRKLLDSAQAGDNIGALLRGVDRTQIERGQVLSKPGSVNPHTEFSAQVYVLTKEEGGRHKPFFTGYRPQFYFRTTDVTGVISLPEGTEMVMPGDNITVSVSLINPIAIEEGTRFAIREGGRTVGAGAVASISK